Proteins encoded together in one Sphingomonas radiodurans window:
- the nuoI gene encoding NADH-quinone oxidoreductase subunit NuoI, producing MSIASTIKAFTLWEFLKAHALTLRYFFKPKATINYPFERNPLSPRFRGEHALRRYPNGEERCIACKLCEAVCPALAITIEAEPRDDGSRRTTRYDIDMTKCIFCGLCQEACPVDAIVEGPNLEYSTETREELIYDKAKLLDNGDRWERAIAANIAADAAYR from the coding sequence ATGTCCATCGCTTCGACGATCAAGGCTTTCACGCTCTGGGAGTTTCTGAAGGCGCACGCGCTGACCTTGCGGTACTTCTTCAAGCCCAAGGCGACGATCAACTATCCGTTCGAGCGCAACCCGCTCAGCCCGCGGTTCCGTGGTGAACATGCGCTGCGCCGCTACCCGAACGGCGAGGAGCGCTGCATCGCGTGCAAATTGTGCGAGGCCGTCTGCCCGGCGCTCGCGATCACGATCGAGGCCGAGCCGCGCGACGACGGCAGCCGCCGCACGACGCGCTACGACATCGACATGACGAAGTGCATCTTCTGTGGGCTGTGCCAGGAGGCCTGCCCGGTGGACGCGATCGTCGAAGGGCCGAACCTCGAATATTCGACCGAGACGCGCGAAGAGCTGATCTACGACAAGGCCAAGCTGCTGGACAATGGCGACCGATGGGAGCGCGCGATCGCGGCGAACATTGCCGCCGATGCCGCATATCGATAG
- the nuoH gene encoding NADH-quinone oxidoreductase subunit NuoH: protein MTQFFTSYGMDYGWAWFLATLIGILVIAFPLMLAVAMIIYADRKIWAAMALRRGPNVVGPFGLLQSFADGLKVFLQETIIPSAANRGLFLLAPIITFTVALIVWAVVPFDLGVVLADINVGLLYILAASSLGVYGIILAGWASNSKYPFFSAIRAAAQMVSYEVAIGFVLVSIVMWAGSFNLTAIVEAQRGVLNTPINGFFLNPLLFPMAVVFFISSLAETQRAPFDMTEAESELVAGYQTEYSSMSFALYWLGEYANVLLMCTLNATLFFGGYLPPLDWAPLYAVPGIIWLFAKILFFFFLFSWVKATVPRYRYDQLMRLGWKIFLPLSLFWVFLVSGVLMLDRVGI from the coding sequence ATGACGCAGTTCTTCACCTCCTACGGCATGGATTATGGCTGGGCGTGGTTCCTTGCCACGCTGATCGGCATCCTCGTCATCGCGTTTCCGCTGATGCTGGCGGTGGCGATGATCATTTATGCCGATCGCAAGATCTGGGCGGCAATGGCGCTGCGGCGTGGGCCGAACGTCGTCGGGCCGTTCGGGCTGCTGCAGTCGTTCGCCGACGGGCTGAAGGTGTTCCTGCAGGAGACCATCATCCCGAGCGCGGCGAACCGCGGCCTGTTCCTGCTCGCGCCGATTATCACTTTTACCGTCGCGCTGATCGTTTGGGCGGTCGTGCCGTTCGATCTCGGCGTGGTGCTGGCCGACATCAACGTCGGGCTGCTCTACATCCTCGCGGCCTCGTCGCTGGGTGTGTACGGCATCATCCTCGCGGGCTGGGCATCGAACTCGAAATATCCGTTCTTCTCCGCCATTCGCGCTGCGGCGCAGATGGTGAGTTATGAAGTTGCGATCGGCTTCGTGTTGGTTTCGATCGTGATGTGGGCGGGATCGTTCAACCTCACCGCGATCGTCGAGGCGCAGCGCGGCGTGCTGAACACGCCGATCAACGGCTTCTTCCTGAACCCGTTGCTCTTCCCGATGGCAGTAGTGTTCTTCATCTCGTCGCTGGCGGAAACGCAGCGCGCGCCGTTCGACATGACCGAGGCGGAGAGCGAGCTCGTCGCCGGTTACCAGACCGAATATTCGTCGATGAGCTTCGCGCTCTACTGGCTCGGCGAATATGCCAACGTGCTGCTGATGTGCACGCTGAACGCGACGCTGTTCTTTGGCGGCTATCTGCCGCCGCTCGATTGGGCGCCGCTGTACGCCGTTCCCGGGATCATCTGGCTGTTCGCCAAGATCCTGTTTTTCTTTTTCCTGTTCAGCTGGGTCAAGGCGACCGTGCCGCGGTATCGTTATGATCAGCTGATGCGGCTCGGCTGGAAGATCTTCCTGCCGCTCTCGCTGTTCTGGGTGTTCCTCGTGTCCGGCGTCCTGATGCTCGACCGGGTAGGAATCTGA
- a CDS encoding NADH-quinone oxidoreductase subunit J: MIQAIAFYIFAVVVLVSGAMTIASRNPVHSVLWLILAFFNAAGLMVLVGAEFIAMLLVIVYVGAVAVLFLFVVMMLDIDFAEMRAGVVRYFGIGLVLAVALVCEILIAVGAWSAGGVDLARRGAPVDPTVPNIEAIGQLLYTRYLFVFEGAGLVLLVAMIGAIVLTHRQRQGVRPQNVASQVARRPQDATRNMRPEIGQGVQL; this comes from the coding sequence ATGATCCAAGCCATCGCCTTCTACATCTTTGCGGTCGTCGTGCTCGTGTCGGGCGCGATGACGATCGCGTCGCGCAACCCTGTGCACAGCGTGCTGTGGCTGATCCTCGCGTTCTTCAACGCCGCCGGGCTGATGGTGCTCGTCGGCGCCGAGTTCATCGCGATGCTGCTCGTGATCGTCTATGTCGGCGCGGTCGCGGTGCTGTTCCTGTTCGTCGTGATGATGCTCGATATCGACTTTGCCGAGATGCGTGCAGGCGTGGTGCGTTACTTCGGCATCGGGCTGGTGCTCGCCGTAGCGCTGGTGTGCGAGATTCTGATCGCGGTCGGCGCATGGAGCGCGGGCGGGGTCGACCTTGCACGCCGCGGCGCGCCAGTCGATCCGACGGTGCCGAACATCGAGGCGATCGGGCAGCTGCTCTACACGCGCTATTTGTTCGTGTTCGAAGGGGCGGGGCTTGTGCTGCTCGTCGCGATGATCGGCGCGATCGTCCTGACGCATCGCCAGCGCCAGGGTGTCCGCCCGCAGAACGTCGCGAGCCAGGTCGCGCGCCGGCCGCAGGATGCCACGCGCAACATGCGGCCCGAGATAGGCCAGGGAGTGCAGCTGTGA
- the nuoL gene encoding NADH-quinone oxidoreductase subunit L encodes MTSISFIVFLPLLAAIVAGLGNRSLGNVAAKGITTGALFIACALSWPIFIGFMTGGLSASVTPVLHFMTSGSFDVSWALRVDALTSVMLVVITSVSALVHLYSWGYMDEDPDQPRFFAYLSLFTFAMLMLVTADNLIQMFFGWEGVGLASYLLIGFWFKKPSANAAAIKAFVVNRVGDLGFMLGIFGTYLVFDTVSIPEILRMAPEMAGSTIGFLGARFDTMTVLCLLLFVGAMGKSAQLGLHTWLPDAMEGPTPVSALIHAATMVTAGVFMVCRLSPMFETSPTALAVVTGVGAATCIFAATIGTTQTDIKRVIAYSTCSQLGYMFFAAGVGAYGAAMFHLFTHAFFKALLFLGAGSVIHAMHHEQDMRFYGGLRKHIPITFWAMLLGTLAITGVGIYGLGGFAGYHSKDAILEVAWASGRGQGAFWVGTIAALLTSFYSWRLMFLTFWGKPRWAGSEHIQHAVHDAHGHGHDAHAHDDPATEDAGHSPHAHAAGADQVPTGTAGYHPHESPLPMLIPLIVLSVGAVFAGFVFNHWFIEPEAGEAFWRGSIAFDEHLMHEMHEVPLLVKLAATIVMLIGLAVAWMAYIWRTDIPARFTATFDVIYNFVAHKWYFDELYHLLFVRPAFALGRLLWHTGDEGTIDRLGPNGSAWVVAQSSRLAGRVQTGYVYTYAFVMLIGLTAAATWVIAG; translated from the coding sequence GTGACTTCGATATCCTTCATCGTCTTCCTGCCGCTGCTCGCCGCGATCGTCGCCGGGCTCGGCAATCGTTCGCTGGGCAATGTCGCCGCCAAGGGCATCACCACTGGCGCGCTGTTCATCGCGTGCGCGCTGTCGTGGCCGATCTTCATCGGTTTCATGACCGGCGGCCTCTCGGCATCGGTGACACCGGTGCTGCACTTCATGACCTCCGGCAGCTTTGACGTATCCTGGGCGCTGCGCGTCGATGCGTTGACCAGCGTCATGCTCGTGGTGATCACCAGCGTTTCGGCGCTCGTCCATTTGTATAGCTGGGGCTATATGGACGAGGATCCGGATCAGCCGCGGTTCTTCGCGTATCTCTCGCTGTTCACCTTCGCGATGCTGATGCTGGTGACGGCGGACAATCTGATTCAGATGTTTTTCGGTTGGGAAGGCGTCGGGCTCGCGAGCTATCTGCTGATCGGCTTCTGGTTCAAGAAGCCGAGCGCGAATGCCGCGGCAATCAAGGCGTTCGTCGTCAACCGCGTCGGCGACCTTGGCTTCATGCTCGGCATCTTCGGCACCTATCTGGTATTCGATACCGTCTCGATCCCCGAGATCCTGCGTATGGCGCCGGAGATGGCCGGATCGACGATCGGCTTCCTCGGTGCACGCTTCGATACGATGACGGTGCTGTGTCTGTTGCTGTTCGTCGGCGCGATGGGCAAGTCCGCGCAGCTCGGCCTGCACACCTGGCTGCCCGACGCGATGGAGGGCCCGACCCCGGTGTCGGCGCTAATCCATGCCGCGACTATGGTCACCGCTGGCGTGTTCATGGTCTGCCGCCTGTCGCCAATGTTCGAAACCTCGCCGACCGCGCTGGCGGTTGTGACGGGTGTCGGCGCTGCGACCTGCATCTTCGCGGCGACGATCGGTACGACGCAGACCGATATCAAACGCGTGATCGCCTATTCGACCTGTTCGCAGCTCGGCTACATGTTCTTCGCCGCGGGCGTCGGCGCCTATGGCGCGGCGATGTTCCACCTGTTCACGCACGCCTTCTTCAAGGCGCTGCTGTTCCTGGGTGCCGGATCGGTGATCCATGCGATGCACCACGAGCAGGATATGCGCTTCTACGGTGGGCTGCGTAAGCATATCCCGATCACATTCTGGGCGATGCTGCTGGGCACGCTCGCGATCACTGGCGTCGGCATCTACGGCCTCGGCGGATTCGCGGGCTATCATTCGAAGGATGCGATCCTCGAAGTGGCCTGGGCTTCGGGCCGTGGGCAGGGCGCCTTCTGGGTCGGCACGATCGCGGCGCTGCTGACGAGCTTCTATTCGTGGCGGCTGATGTTCCTGACCTTCTGGGGCAAGCCGCGCTGGGCCGGATCAGAGCACATCCAGCACGCGGTCCATGATGCGCACGGCCACGGCCATGACGCGCACGCGCATGATGATCCGGCCACCGAGGACGCAGGCCATTCGCCGCACGCGCATGCGGCCGGTGCCGACCAGGTGCCGACGGGCACGGCGGGGTACCATCCGCACGAAAGCCCGTTGCCGATGCTGATCCCGCTGATCGTGCTGTCGGTCGGTGCGGTGTTCGCGGGCTTCGTGTTCAACCACTGGTTCATCGAGCCCGAGGCGGGCGAGGCGTTCTGGCGCGGGTCGATCGCGTTCGACGAGCATCTGATGCACGAAATGCACGAGGTGCCATTGCTGGTGAAGCTCGCCGCGACGATCGTGATGCTGATCGGCCTTGCGGTCGCGTGGATGGCGTACATTTGGCGGACCGACATTCCGGCGCGCTTCACCGCAACGTTCGACGTCATCTACAATTTCGTCGCCCACAAATGGTATTTCGACGAACTGTATCACTTGCTGTTCGTCCGCCCCGCCTTCGCGCTCGGCCGGTTGCTGTGGCACACCGGTGACGAGGGGACGATCGATCGGCTGGGGCCGAACGGATCGGCCTGGGTCGTGGCGCAGTCGAGCCGGCTCGCGGGTCGTGTGCAGACGGGCTATGTCTATACCTATGCCTTCGTGATGCTGATCGGCCTCACCGCCGCGGCCACCTGGGTGATCGCAGGATGA
- the nuoK gene encoding NADH-quinone oxidoreductase subunit NuoK: MGVLGIFLNRKNIIVILMAIELILLAVNINLVAFSAALNDLVGQVFAMFVLTVAAGEAAIGLAILVIFFRGRGSISVDDPSRMKG, from the coding sequence ATGGGCGTGCTGGGCATCTTCCTGAACCGCAAGAACATCATCGTCATCTTGATGGCGATTGAATTGATCCTTCTGGCAGTGAACATCAATCTCGTCGCGTTCAGCGCGGCGCTGAACGACCTCGTCGGCCAGGTGTTCGCGATGTTCGTGCTGACCGTCGCCGCGGGCGAGGCAGCGATCGGGCTCGCGATCCTCGTCATCTTCTTCCGCGGCCGGGGCTCGATCTCGGTCGATGATCCCAGCCGGATGAAGGGCTGA
- a CDS encoding NADH-quinone oxidoreductase subunit M has protein sequence MTSFPILSLMLAIPAIAAVVCLFLSPQGARWLALGATLADLALGVILWLSFDIGGAQWQFVEYAPVFGRFAWALGIDGYALLLIALSVFLMPICIGASWQAIEKRVPEYMSAFLLTEVLMIGTFAAQDIFLFYIFFEAGLIPMYLIIGIWGGANRIYASYKFFLYTLLGSLLMFIAMLYMSIAADTTSIPVLMAYDFPADVQTWLWLAFFASFAVKMPMWPVHTWLPDAHVQAPTAGSVILAGVLLKLGGYGFLRFSLPMFPEASASLVWLVFGLSAVAVIYTSLVALVQSDMKKLIAYSSVAHMAIVTIGLFAFNAQGIEGAMMVMLGHGLVSGALFLCVGVIYDRLHTREIARYGGLAINMPRYAILFLLFTMASVGLPGTSNFVGELLALMGAYQVSTTIALLCTTGIILGAAYMLYLYRRVVFGEIKSEEVRAMSDLSSRELWLLAPIAAVVLWMGIYPESFLAPMRADTARLLARIERARPVGDSLPTPGTGIIPAAHAESAAHVTAPGKAH, from the coding sequence GTGACTTCCTTTCCCATTCTTTCGCTCATGCTCGCGATTCCGGCGATTGCAGCCGTCGTGTGCCTGTTCCTGTCGCCGCAGGGTGCGCGCTGGCTCGCGCTAGGTGCGACGCTGGCCGATCTCGCGCTTGGCGTGATCCTGTGGCTCAGCTTCGACATCGGCGGCGCGCAGTGGCAGTTCGTGGAATATGCCCCGGTGTTCGGGCGGTTCGCCTGGGCGCTCGGCATCGACGGCTATGCGCTGCTGCTGATTGCGCTCAGCGTGTTCCTGATGCCGATCTGCATCGGCGCATCTTGGCAGGCGATCGAGAAGCGCGTGCCGGAATATATGTCGGCGTTCCTGCTGACCGAAGTGCTGATGATCGGCACCTTCGCGGCGCAGGATATCTTCCTGTTCTACATATTTTTCGAAGCCGGCCTGATCCCGATGTATCTGATCATCGGCATCTGGGGTGGCGCGAACCGGATCTACGCGTCGTACAAGTTCTTCCTGTACACGCTGCTCGGCTCGCTGCTGATGTTCATTGCCATGCTCTACATGAGCATCGCGGCGGACACGACGTCGATCCCGGTGCTGATGGCGTACGACTTCCCGGCGGATGTGCAGACGTGGTTGTGGCTGGCCTTCTTCGCCTCGTTCGCGGTGAAGATGCCGATGTGGCCGGTCCATACATGGCTCCCCGACGCGCACGTGCAGGCGCCGACTGCGGGTTCGGTGATCCTCGCCGGCGTGCTGCTGAAGCTCGGCGGCTACGGCTTCCTGCGCTTCAGCCTGCCGATGTTCCCCGAGGCGTCCGCGTCGCTAGTGTGGCTGGTGTTCGGGCTCAGCGCGGTGGCGGTGATCTACACTAGCCTCGTCGCCCTGGTGCAGTCCGACATGAAGAAGCTGATCGCCTATTCGTCGGTCGCGCATATGGCGATCGTGACGATCGGGCTGTTCGCGTTCAATGCTCAGGGCATCGAGGGCGCGATGATGGTGATGCTCGGCCACGGGCTCGTCTCGGGCGCGTTGTTCCTGTGCGTCGGCGTGATCTACGATCGGCTGCACACGCGCGAGATCGCGCGTTACGGTGGCCTTGCGATCAACATGCCGCGTTATGCGATCCTGTTCCTGTTGTTTACGATGGCCTCGGTCGGCCTGCCCGGCACGAGCAATTTCGTTGGCGAATTGCTGGCGCTGATGGGCGCGTATCAGGTGTCGACCACGATCGCGCTGCTTTGTACCACGGGGATCATCCTGGGTGCGGCGTATATGCTGTACCTGTATCGTCGCGTCGTGTTCGGCGAGATCAAGTCGGAAGAGGTGCGCGCGATGTCGGATCTGTCGAGCCGCGAGCTGTGGCTGCTCGCGCCGATCGCGGCGGTGGTGCTGTGGATGGGCATTTATCCCGAAAGCTTCCTCGCGCCGATGCGCGCCGATACGGCGCGGCTGCTCGCGCGGATCGAGCGAGCGCGGCCTGTCGGTGACTCGCTGCCGACGCCCGGCACCGGGATCATCCCGGCCGCGCATGCCGAAAGCGCGGCACATGTAACCGCCCCCGGAAAGGCGCACTGA